In one Niallia taxi genomic region, the following are encoded:
- a CDS encoding S9 family peptidase: MGKWEKITSDDLYRLKSIVDPQVSPDKKGFLYVETGISEEKDAYYSNIFYKSLEESGQTLQWTFGEYRNTSPRWSPNGEEIAFLSNRSGKNQIFVLNKNGGEAKQLTFVRNGASNPVWSADGTKLAFQTSIGKDESLQDKEGKEKTEKKPVALAFDKMKYKSDSAGFWDGSYSHVAVINKETGELEEITSGENDYHLQSWSPDGKYLAITADDSEDKDFSFATDVYLYILETKEWKKITAGNGQYGRVTWSPDSKKIGIIGGGREYENATLSKIYTYDLQTEALRCLTEGWDVNVGDFAIGDFQQGTVTPGILWGEDNRSFVFLASDHGNTIVYFGNEDGEIYPSLIDNQHVYGLSTGGSLKQAIVAISTPTEPGDLYSLNLETGGVEKLTDVNKEFAKTHIFAAAEPIELTSRDGWDLHGWLMKPADFKEGEKYPLVLEIHGGPHAMYANSYFHEFQTLTANGYAVLFINPRGSHGYGQHFVDAVRGDYGGKDYEDIMDAVDFALENFDFIDETRLGVTGGSYGGFMTNWIVGHTNRFKAAVTQRSISNWISFYGVSDIGYYFSEWQIKADLNDIETLWKHSPLAYANNIETPLLILHGEKDFRCPIEQAEQLFIALKKQKKTTEFVRFPESNHELSRSGKPTLRISRLDYINNWFIEYL; this comes from the coding sequence ATGGGAAAATGGGAAAAGATAACATCAGATGATTTATACAGATTAAAATCAATTGTAGATCCACAAGTGAGCCCAGATAAAAAAGGATTCTTGTATGTGGAAACAGGAATTTCTGAAGAGAAGGATGCTTATTATTCCAATATTTTTTATAAAAGCTTAGAGGAAAGCGGTCAAACACTGCAGTGGACATTTGGAGAATACCGCAATACATCACCAAGATGGTCGCCGAATGGAGAGGAAATTGCTTTTTTATCTAATCGCAGCGGCAAAAACCAAATTTTTGTGTTAAACAAAAATGGAGGGGAAGCAAAACAGCTTACTTTTGTGCGCAATGGTGCATCAAACCCTGTTTGGTCAGCAGATGGAACGAAATTAGCATTTCAAACAAGCATTGGAAAAGACGAAAGCCTGCAAGATAAAGAAGGGAAAGAAAAGACAGAAAAAAAACCAGTTGCTTTAGCATTTGATAAAATGAAGTATAAGTCAGACAGTGCTGGCTTTTGGGATGGAAGCTACAGCCATGTTGCTGTCATCAATAAAGAAACAGGCGAGCTTGAGGAAATTACTTCAGGAGAAAATGACTATCATTTGCAAAGCTGGTCTCCTGATGGAAAATATCTTGCTATTACTGCAGACGATAGTGAGGACAAGGATTTCAGCTTTGCTACAGACGTATATCTGTACATATTAGAAACAAAAGAATGGAAAAAGATAACGGCAGGAAATGGCCAGTACGGAAGAGTAACATGGTCGCCTGATAGCAAAAAAATCGGAATTATCGGCGGCGGCCGCGAATATGAAAATGCAACATTGTCCAAAATATACACTTATGATTTGCAAACTGAGGCACTTCGCTGTTTAACGGAAGGCTGGGACGTAAATGTCGGCGATTTTGCAATTGGCGATTTTCAGCAGGGAACTGTGACACCAGGAATCCTCTGGGGTGAAGACAACAGAAGCTTTGTTTTCCTTGCATCAGATCACGGCAATACGATCGTTTACTTTGGCAATGAAGATGGCGAAATTTATCCAAGCTTGATAGATAATCAGCATGTGTACGGACTTTCCACAGGCGGAAGCTTGAAGCAGGCGATAGTAGCAATCAGCACGCCAACAGAACCAGGTGATCTTTACAGTCTGAACCTGGAAACAGGTGGGGTAGAAAAGCTGACAGATGTTAATAAAGAGTTTGCAAAAACGCATATCTTTGCTGCTGCAGAGCCAATTGAACTGACATCCAGAGATGGCTGGGATCTTCATGGCTGGCTAATGAAGCCTGCTGATTTTAAAGAAGGAGAAAAATATCCGCTTGTACTTGAAATCCATGGTGGTCCACATGCGATGTATGCTAACTCGTATTTCCATGAGTTTCAAACACTTACAGCAAATGGTTATGCTGTGTTGTTCATTAATCCACGGGGAAGTCACGGATATGGTCAGCACTTTGTTGATGCGGTCAGAGGCGATTATGGTGGAAAGGATTATGAAGATATCATGGATGCCGTTGATTTCGCCTTAGAAAACTTTGATTTTATTGATGAAACACGCCTGGGAGTAACAGGAGGCAGCTATGGTGGATTCATGACAAACTGGATTGTCGGCCATACAAACCGCTTTAAAGCCGCTGTCACACAGCGTTCTATTTCTAACTGGATCAGCTTCTACGGGGTAAGTGATATTGGCTATTATTTCTCTGAATGGCAAATCAAAGCTGATCTAAATGATATAGAAACACTATGGAAGCATTCTCCGCTAGCATATGCGAATAATATTGAAACACCATTGTTAATCTTGCATGGAGAAAAGGATTTCCGCTGCCCAATTGAGCAGGCAGAACAGCTGTTTATAGCACTGAAAAAGCAGAAAAAGACAACGGAATTTGTCCGTTTCCCAGAATCCAACCACGAGCTGTCCAGAAGCGGCAAACCAACATTGCGCATATCCCGCTTGGATTATATTAATAACTGGTTTATTGAGTACTTATAA
- a CDS encoding competence protein ComK codes for MSEEKNNLDLYEVNYHTLAILPELQKNGDVYSKIYEGANVYMCKLPPSKIIKRSCEYFGCTYEGKRKGTRVLMNYKHKLPISIDSKSTIYAFPTHSPTNHACMWFFLHHISDRIIEGGGKTTVIFRNNRRISINVSFHTFNNQILRTNLLQTKIRHNQEDSEKPL; via the coding sequence ATGTCTGAAGAAAAGAATAATCTTGATTTATATGAAGTAAATTATCATACGCTAGCAATCCTGCCTGAATTACAAAAGAATGGTGATGTTTATTCTAAAATATATGAAGGAGCTAACGTTTATATGTGCAAATTGCCACCAAGCAAAATTATTAAGCGAAGCTGTGAGTATTTCGGGTGCACATATGAAGGGAAACGAAAAGGAACGAGAGTGCTCATGAACTATAAGCATAAGCTGCCAATTTCAATTGATTCCAAGAGCACGATTTACGCATTTCCCACTCACTCTCCTACAAACCATGCCTGCATGTGGTTCTTTCTTCATCATATTTCGGACAGAATAATAGAGGGAGGAGGAAAAACAACTGTCATATTCCGTAATAATCGGAGAATATCCATTAACGTTTCCTTTCATACTTTTAACAACCAAATATTAAGAACAAATTTGTTGCAGACAAAAATACGCCATAACCAGGAAGACAGCGAAAAGCCGCTTTAA
- a CDS encoding IDEAL domain-containing protein has translation MNEKSYTELTKLSAMKKQKAQETYVKELYIDMLLVEIQWNLEKANLMTQIDHAIDERNEAEFIRLSKQYTQLCKRFDN, from the coding sequence ATGAATGAAAAGTCGTACACTGAGTTAACTAAGTTAAGTGCTATGAAGAAACAAAAAGCGCAAGAGACTTATGTGAAAGAACTTTACATTGACATGCTGCTTGTTGAAATCCAATGGAATCTAGAAAAAGCAAATTTAATGACTCAAATTGATCACGCTATAGACGAAAGAAATGAAGCTGAATTTATTCGGCTGAGCAAACAATATACACAATTATGTAAGCGCTTCGATAACTAA
- a CDS encoding M48 family metallopeptidase has protein sequence MARKLGFYSVLLFIVYGLFFYWYLFYFADSKLPFEFQGTAADPATFLNNRELALNDEYSKLKNFMFFISTPLEWLIYLFILLFGFSKAFRKWGEDSGKYKIIQKAIYLFWLNLMAYIATFPLSYIGHKVSTDYHISTQSFPSWMKDELIDFWVNYVIMFVIFIVLYWLMNKSKKRWWLYAWLLSVPFTLFLTFIQPVIIDPLYNNFTALSDKQLEEKILALAKESNIPAEHVFEVNMSDKTNALNAYVTGIGSNSRIVLWDTTTKELKDNEILFVMAHEMAHYVEKHIYFGIALSLVLSFFGLYFIYKLMNVLVSKWGDALKISRVEDYQSFPLILLLISMLLFAVNPLTNIVSRYEEKRADNYAVQLTSDPEAGITTFQKLAKTGLSEVNPPFLVKVFRYSHPTMLERISVLEEKSILLKNSEN, from the coding sequence ATGGCAAGGAAACTAGGTTTTTATTCAGTATTATTATTCATCGTGTACGGCTTGTTTTTTTATTGGTACTTGTTTTATTTTGCGGACTCGAAGCTCCCCTTCGAATTTCAAGGAACGGCTGCAGATCCAGCTACTTTTTTGAACAACAGAGAGCTTGCTTTAAATGATGAATATTCTAAACTAAAAAACTTTATGTTTTTTATATCGACTCCTTTGGAATGGTTAATCTATTTGTTTATCCTGCTGTTTGGTTTTTCAAAAGCATTTCGAAAATGGGGCGAGGATTCAGGTAAATATAAAATCATCCAAAAGGCGATTTATCTCTTTTGGCTTAATCTTATGGCGTATATAGCAACTTTTCCATTAAGCTATATCGGTCATAAGGTATCAACGGATTATCATATTTCTACACAGAGCTTTCCTTCATGGATGAAGGATGAATTGATTGATTTCTGGGTGAACTATGTAATTATGTTTGTGATTTTTATCGTCCTGTATTGGCTGATGAACAAGAGTAAAAAGCGTTGGTGGCTGTACGCATGGCTGCTTTCTGTTCCGTTCACTTTGTTTTTGACATTTATTCAGCCCGTTATCATTGACCCGCTGTATAACAACTTTACTGCCTTGAGTGATAAGCAGCTAGAGGAGAAAATTCTTGCATTGGCAAAAGAATCAAACATACCCGCTGAACATGTGTTTGAGGTAAATATGTCAGATAAGACAAATGCTTTAAATGCCTATGTAACAGGAATAGGCTCCAATTCAAGAATCGTCCTTTGGGACACAACCACGAAAGAGCTGAAGGATAATGAAATATTATTTGTTATGGCTCATGAAATGGCGCACTATGTTGAAAAACATATTTACTTTGGAATTGCTCTTTCGCTTGTGCTGTCATTTTTCGGATTGTATTTTATTTATAAGCTGATGAATGTTTTAGTAAGTAAGTGGGGGGATGCCCTTAAAATTTCAAGAGTTGAGGATTATCAATCATTTCCATTAATCCTGCTGTTAATCTCGATGCTGCTGTTTGCAGTAAATCCGCTAACTAATATTGTTTCGAGATATGAGGAGAAACGGGCAGATAATTATGCGGTCCAATTGACGAGTGATCCAGAAGCTGGGATTACTACCTTCCAAAAACTTGCTAAAACAGGGCTCAGTGAGGTAAATCCACCATTTCTCGTGAAAGTGTTCCGCTATAGTCATCCCACTATGCTTGAAAGAATATCTGTACTTGAGGAAAAAAGCATTCTGCTGAAAAACAGTGAAAATTAA
- a CDS encoding lipoate--protein ligase: MLFIDNKGITDPRINLAIEEYALKNLDINETYLLFYINEPSIIIGKNQNTIEEINTDYVESNGIHVVRRLSGGGAVYHDKGNLNFSFITKDDGDSFHNFRKFTEPVVKALQSMGVNAELSGRNDLLAEGRKISGNAQFSTKGRMFSHGTLLFDSEMDHIVSALKVRKDKIESKGIKSVRSRVANISEFLKVQISIEEFKSLILNYLFEGEENIQEYVLTEQDWENIHAISKERYQNWDWNYGKSPRFNLQHSHRFPVGQVDVRFDVAKGIIKNCKIYGDFFGVGDVSDIENKLTGLRYDRSELEKALEETSIKHYFGNITKEDFIHLIY, from the coding sequence ATGCTTTTTATTGATAATAAAGGCATCACAGATCCGCGCATCAACTTGGCTATCGAAGAATATGCGCTTAAAAATCTAGATATCAATGAGACATACCTATTGTTTTATATAAATGAACCATCTATCATCATCGGCAAAAACCAGAACACAATTGAGGAAATTAACACAGATTATGTCGAATCAAACGGTATTCACGTAGTTAGAAGATTGTCTGGCGGCGGTGCAGTATATCATGATAAAGGCAATTTGAACTTCAGCTTCATAACAAAGGACGACGGTGACAGTTTTCATAACTTCCGTAAATTCACAGAGCCTGTTGTTAAGGCATTGCAAAGCATGGGTGTGAATGCAGAATTAAGCGGCCGTAATGACTTATTGGCAGAAGGCAGAAAGATTTCGGGTAATGCTCAATTCTCCACAAAAGGAAGAATGTTCAGCCATGGCACCCTTTTGTTTGATTCTGAAATGGACCATATTGTGTCTGCATTAAAGGTTAGAAAAGATAAAATTGAATCTAAAGGGATAAAGTCTGTTAGAAGCAGGGTTGCCAATATTTCTGAATTTTTAAAGGTGCAAATTAGTATTGAAGAATTCAAGAGCCTAATCTTGAACTACTTGTTTGAGGGAGAAGAAAACATTCAGGAGTATGTTTTGACAGAGCAGGATTGGGAAAACATCCATGCCATTTCTAAAGAACGTTATCAAAACTGGGATTGGAACTATGGTAAATCACCAAGATTTAATCTTCAGCATTCCCATCGCTTCCCTGTTGGACAAGTTGACGTTCGTTTTGATGTGGCAAAAGGTATTATCAAAAACTGCAAAATATACGGTGACTTCTTTGGGGTTGGTGATGTTTCCGACATCGAGAATAAACTGACTGGCTTGCGATATGACAGAAGTGAACTAGAAAAGGCGCTTGAGGAAACATCGATTAAGCATTATTTTGGTAATATAACGAAGGAAGATTTTATCCACTTAATATATTAA
- a CDS encoding YhgE/Pip domain-containing protein, with the protein MKQNLLKAELASIFKNRMKLISILAIIFIPILYAGIYLWAFWDPYGHLEKLPVAVVNEDSGAEMNGEKLEVGKDLVDNLKESKEFDFQFVDKKAGYRDLENQKYYMLIEIPKDFSENATTLLDDNPKKLDLKYVSNPGFNFISSQIGNSAVEKIKEGVGKEVTETYAKSVFENISEMALGLEDASTGAKDLSDGTDKVNKGSQEVYKNLKTLAGKSIEFTDGVNAANSGAKEVLTGAESLSSGLGQLQDGQKDLSSAASQLKEGDSSILAGITSAKEGAEKLEGSIPALINGTDKLQAGSATLTSGLQEWSSNSKALADGASQLNAGVKQVQETVNSILPMLEGLPEDKKQELEAALQSLVDGSGNIATNTQALQQGADQLAQGGQSLSAGLTDLSAGSKQLQTGAQQLADGSAKLEAGSKKQVAGQEQFIAGMSKYETEFAKAASGSNELVTGMNSLLSGMNQLSTGSAALSDGTSKLEAGSKDLADGTSSLSDGSKELSEKLADGANDASSIHSDDKTYDMMAAPITVSDEKVSEVPNYGTGLAPYFISLGLFVGALMLSIVFSFNEPEGVPKNGLRWFLSKSVILAGVGILQALVASFVLIVVLGMEVQSIPLFILFTIIASLVFFSIIQFFVTILGNPGRFIVVILLIFQLTTSGGTFPLELIPDFMQHVHALLPMSYSVAGLRSVISTGDFTFMWHNAGILALYPIFFITGTIIYFTFAYRRQFTEAAAE; encoded by the coding sequence ATGAAACAAAATTTATTGAAAGCAGAGCTTGCGTCCATATTTAAAAATAGGATGAAGCTCATTTCCATCCTGGCAATCATATTTATCCCGATATTATATGCAGGAATTTACCTTTGGGCGTTTTGGGACCCATATGGACACTTGGAAAAGCTGCCTGTTGCTGTCGTGAATGAGGACAGTGGTGCAGAAATGAATGGTGAAAAGTTGGAAGTCGGCAAAGACTTAGTCGACAATCTGAAAGAGAGCAAGGAGTTTGACTTCCAATTTGTAGATAAGAAGGCAGGCTACAGGGATTTAGAAAATCAAAAATATTATATGCTGATTGAGATTCCAAAGGATTTCTCCGAAAACGCGACAACCTTGCTTGATGACAATCCAAAAAAATTGGATTTAAAATATGTTTCTAATCCTGGGTTTAACTTTATCTCTTCTCAAATTGGCAATTCTGCCGTTGAAAAAATTAAAGAGGGTGTAGGTAAGGAAGTAACAGAAACATATGCGAAGTCTGTGTTTGAAAATATAAGTGAAATGGCATTAGGACTTGAAGATGCAAGTACTGGGGCAAAGGATCTTAGTGATGGAACAGACAAGGTTAATAAAGGCTCACAAGAAGTTTACAAAAACTTGAAAACACTTGCTGGTAAATCAATTGAATTTACAGATGGAGTGAATGCTGCTAATTCTGGTGCGAAAGAGGTACTAACAGGTGCAGAAAGTCTTTCAAGCGGATTAGGGCAGCTCCAAGATGGTCAGAAGGATCTTTCCAGTGCTGCATCACAGCTGAAAGAGGGAGATTCATCCATATTAGCTGGCATCACCTCTGCAAAAGAAGGGGCGGAAAAGCTTGAGGGCAGCATCCCTGCATTGATAAACGGAACAGATAAATTACAAGCTGGTTCTGCTACACTGACATCAGGGCTTCAAGAATGGAGCAGCAATTCCAAAGCCTTGGCTGATGGAGCATCACAGCTGAATGCGGGTGTTAAGCAAGTTCAAGAAACAGTTAATTCCATCCTTCCTATGCTTGAAGGACTGCCTGAAGATAAGAAGCAGGAATTAGAGGCAGCACTTCAAAGTCTGGTGGATGGCAGTGGCAATATTGCTACAAACACACAGGCACTGCAACAGGGGGCAGATCAATTGGCTCAAGGTGGCCAAAGCTTATCTGCTGGCTTAACAGATTTAAGTGCAGGCTCTAAGCAACTTCAAACAGGAGCTCAACAGCTTGCAGATGGCAGTGCTAAATTGGAGGCAGGCTCTAAGAAGCAGGTTGCAGGGCAAGAGCAGTTTATTGCAGGTATGAGTAAATATGAAACAGAATTTGCTAAAGCTGCAAGTGGTTCAAACGAGCTTGTAACAGGGATGAATTCACTGTTATCAGGTATGAATCAATTGTCCACAGGTTCAGCAGCATTATCAGACGGAACAAGTAAGCTGGAAGCTGGATCGAAGGATCTTGCTGATGGAACGTCATCATTATCAGATGGCAGCAAGGAACTGTCAGAAAAGCTTGCAGATGGTGCTAATGATGCCAGCTCCATCCATTCTGATGACAAAACGTATGATATGATGGCAGCACCAATTACTGTTTCAGATGAGAAAGTATCAGAAGTGCCGAACTATGGAACTGGCTTAGCGCCTTATTTCATTTCTTTAGGACTGTTTGTCGGTGCATTAATGCTCTCTATTGTATTCTCTTTTAATGAACCAGAAGGAGTGCCGAAAAACGGTCTGCGCTGGTTTTTGAGTAAATCAGTTATTCTCGCAGGAGTCGGAATTCTACAGGCATTAGTTGCATCATTTGTACTGATTGTTGTGTTGGGTATGGAAGTGCAAAGCATTCCATTGTTTATTCTGTTTACAATCATTGCGAGTCTCGTATTCTTTTCGATCATTCAGTTCTTTGTTACAATTCTTGGGAATCCCGGCCGTTTTATCGTTGTTATTCTGTTGATATTCCAGTTGACAACAAGTGGCGGAACATTCCCATTGGAGTTAATCCCTGATTTCATGCAGCATGTTCATGCGCTCCTGCCAATGTCTTATTCTGTTGCAGGGTTGAGATCTGTCATTTCAACGGGAGACTTTACGTTTATGTGGCATAATGCAGGGATTCTAGCATTGTATCCAATCTTCTTTATTACAGGAACAATTATCTATTTCACATTTGCTTATAGACGCCAGTTTACAGAAGCGGCGGCAGAATAA
- a CDS encoding TetR/AcrR family transcriptional regulator translates to MAVDRKKLILEAAAKSFSMFGYKATTMDQVAKIANVGKGTIYTFFKNKEQLFDEIITGLIMEMKIEADASFDPNSTFMDNVHRTIMRMLEYRKEHQLTIKLFEEQKEMGTLEVKEVINRLENAILNYMKGHVQEAMNKGEIKQCDPELTSFIIFKLYISLIFDWEKNHTPLQAEEIALTVERSLLEGLSIR, encoded by the coding sequence TTGGCTGTGGATCGGAAGAAGCTTATTTTGGAGGCTGCGGCAAAATCCTTTTCCATGTTTGGTTACAAAGCGACGACGATGGATCAGGTAGCTAAGATAGCAAATGTTGGGAAGGGAACAATATATACGTTCTTTAAGAATAAGGAGCAGCTTTTTGATGAGATTATAACAGGGCTCATTATGGAGATGAAGATAGAGGCAGATGCCTCCTTTGATCCTAATTCAACCTTTATGGACAATGTGCACCGCACCATTATGAGGATGCTAGAATACAGAAAAGAGCATCAGCTTACAATAAAGCTGTTTGAAGAGCAAAAGGAAATGGGAACATTGGAAGTGAAGGAAGTTATAAACCGACTGGAGAATGCTATACTCAATTATATGAAGGGGCATGTGCAGGAAGCAATGAATAAAGGAGAAATAAAGCAATGTGATCCTGAATTGACTTCATTTATTATCTTTAAGCTGTATATTTCATTGATTTTTGATTGGGAGAAGAATCATACTCCTCTTCAAGCAGAGGAAATAGCCTTAACGGTTGAAAGATCCTTATTAGAGGGATTGTCTATAAGATAG
- the hemH gene encoding ferrochelatase translates to MTRKKMGLLVMAYGTPYKEEDIERYYTHIRHGRRPTDEMLEDLRSRYEAIGGISPLAKITQQQAESLEAHLNSIQEDIEFKMYIGLKHIEPFVEDAVKSMHADGITEAVSIVLAPHFSTFSIKSYNGRAKQAAEELGGLTIHSIESWYNEPKFIAYWSKKVQEAFRNMPEEERNNSALIVSAHSLPEKILQYGDPYPDQLKETADLIANAAGVSNYYIGWQSAGNTPDPWLGPDVQDLTRELHEKHGYKAFVYTPVGFVADHLEVLFDNDYECLVVTKEVGAAYYRPEMPNAQPEFIDALATVVLDSLSVHSK, encoded by the coding sequence ATGACTAGAAAAAAGATGGGGCTATTGGTTATGGCCTACGGAACTCCATATAAAGAAGAGGATATTGAAAGGTACTACACACATATTAGACATGGCAGAAGACCAACAGATGAAATGCTGGAGGATTTGCGAAGCCGTTATGAAGCTATCGGAGGGATTTCTCCTCTTGCAAAAATTACGCAACAGCAAGCAGAAAGTCTTGAAGCACACTTAAATTCTATTCAAGAGGATATTGAATTTAAAATGTATATTGGTTTAAAGCATATTGAGCCATTTGTTGAGGATGCAGTTAAAAGTATGCATGCTGACGGAATTACAGAGGCGGTCAGCATTGTGTTGGCACCGCATTTCTCCACATTCAGCATTAAATCATACAACGGCAGAGCGAAACAAGCTGCAGAAGAGCTTGGCGGTTTAACCATTCATAGTATTGAAAGCTGGTATAATGAGCCGAAATTTATTGCGTATTGGTCTAAAAAGGTGCAAGAAGCTTTCCGCAATATGCCAGAAGAAGAGAGAAACAACTCAGCTTTAATCGTTTCAGCACACAGCTTGCCAGAAAAAATCCTTCAATATGGCGATCCATATCCGGATCAATTGAAAGAAACAGCTGACTTAATTGCAAATGCCGCAGGTGTATCTAATTACTACATCGGCTGGCAAAGTGCTGGTAACACGCCAGATCCATGGCTTGGACCAGATGTTCAGGACCTGACAAGAGAGCTTCATGAAAAGCATGGATATAAAGCATTCGTCTATACTCCTGTCGGTTTCGTGGCAGACCATCTAGAGGTACTTTTTGACAATGACTATGAATGTCTTGTTGTCACTAAAGAGGTTGGTGCAGCTTACTACAGACCAGAAATGCCGAACGCGCAGCCTGAATTTATTGATGCACTGGCAACAGTGGTATTGGACAGCTTGTCCGTTCATTCTAAATAA
- the hemE gene encoding uroporphyrinogen decarboxylase — MSKEMKDTFIKAAKGEKTDFVPVWYMRQAGRSQPEYRAIKEKYSLFEITHQPELCAYVTKLPVDQYNVDAAVLYKDIMTPLPAIGVDVEIKSGIGPVIDNPIKTLEDVSKLGVLNPEQDIAYVLDTIKLLTEEQLDVPLIGFSGAPFTLASYMIEGGPSKNYHKTKAFMYSQPEAWSLLMDKLGSMVITYAKSQINAGASAIQIFDSWVGALNVDDYRHFIKPVMNKIFTELKKENTPLIMHGVGASHLALEWNDLPLDVVGLDWRLSIKEAREKGITKAIQGNLDPAILLAPWNVIEARAKEILDQGIKQDGFIFNLGHGVFPEVDPAVLKRLTSFIHEYSAEAINNRR, encoded by the coding sequence ATGAGTAAGGAAATGAAAGATACATTTATTAAGGCGGCAAAAGGAGAAAAAACTGATTTTGTTCCTGTCTGGTATATGCGTCAAGCTGGACGTTCTCAACCAGAATACAGAGCGATAAAAGAAAAGTATTCTCTTTTTGAAATTACCCATCAACCAGAACTTTGTGCATACGTAACAAAGCTGCCTGTAGATCAATACAATGTTGACGCAGCAGTACTATACAAGGATATTATGACACCACTTCCTGCAATTGGGGTTGATGTTGAAATTAAGTCAGGCATTGGTCCTGTCATTGATAATCCAATTAAAACATTGGAGGATGTTTCGAAGCTTGGTGTGTTAAATCCTGAACAAGATATTGCCTATGTACTTGATACGATTAAGTTATTAACCGAAGAGCAGCTGGATGTGCCGTTGATTGGATTTTCAGGAGCGCCATTTACACTTGCCAGCTATATGATTGAAGGAGGCCCTTCAAAAAACTATCATAAAACAAAAGCATTTATGTATTCACAGCCTGAGGCATGGTCTTTATTGATGGACAAGCTGGGAAGCATGGTTATTACATATGCGAAATCCCAAATAAATGCAGGTGCAAGCGCGATTCAAATTTTTGATTCATGGGTCGGTGCATTGAATGTGGACGATTACCGACACTTCATTAAGCCTGTAATGAATAAGATTTTTACAGAATTGAAAAAAGAAAACACGCCGCTTATTATGCATGGGGTCGGAGCAAGCCATCTTGCTCTTGAGTGGAATGACCTGCCGTTAGATGTAGTTGGTCTCGATTGGAGACTATCCATTAAGGAAGCAAGAGAAAAAGGGATTACGAAAGCAATACAAGGCAATCTAGATCCTGCGATACTTTTGGCACCATGGAATGTAATTGAGGCTAGAGCGAAGGAAATATTGGACCAGGGCATCAAACAAGACGGATTCATTTTCAATCTTGGCCATGGCGTATTCCCAGAGGTAGATCCTGCTGTTCTGAAAAGATTAACAAGCTTTATCCATGAATATTCTGCTGAAGCAATAAATAATAGACGATAA
- a CDS encoding spore coat protein, with protein sequence MRIAAHEANALNELTLSCVNSITNMGYMIHHVQDPEFKSILQRHFPLHIRDYNMKVEFLNKREGATTELPLLKEEAKLNQFTEMVAPQAPPVQPRTVVENMNDREMATAYLLTLKRAGREYAWNAMEMANPEIRSFCQTAFMMSCSHAYDMWQYMVKKGYYVLEPADEMAVQKMGSMYLLVPETNPQMQAHLMNQNPIAGQSNQLYQ encoded by the coding sequence ATGAGAATTGCAGCACATGAAGCAAATGCACTGAATGAATTGACATTAAGCTGTGTCAATAGCATCACCAACATGGGATATATGATTCATCATGTCCAAGACCCAGAGTTCAAATCCATTCTGCAAAGACACTTCCCTCTACACATAAGAGATTATAATATGAAGGTTGAATTTTTGAACAAAAGAGAAGGTGCAACAACTGAGCTTCCATTACTTAAAGAAGAAGCAAAGCTCAATCAATTCACAGAAATGGTCGCACCTCAAGCACCTCCTGTTCAGCCAAGAACAGTTGTTGAAAATATGAATGACAGGGAAATGGCTACTGCCTACTTACTGACATTAAAGCGTGCCGGCAGGGAATACGCCTGGAATGCGATGGAGATGGCTAATCCAGAAATCCGCTCTTTTTGCCAAACTGCATTCATGATGAGCTGTTCTCATGCATATGACATGTGGCAATATATGGTTAAAAAAGGCTATTATGTATTAGAGCCAGCAGATGAAATGGCTGTTCAAAAAATGGGGTCGATGTATTTGCTTGTACCAGAAACAAATCCGCAAATGCAAGCCCATCTGATGAATCAAAATCCTATTGCAGGACAGAGTAACCAGCTTTATCAGTAA